In a single window of the Halomicroarcula saliterrae genome:
- a CDS encoding phage/plasmid primase, P4 family, producing MSRTQTVSDDLDGEYDSIPEELQDRPQWLMWDESADTPRRPHWNGDFGISWSDPDDWHTFEEAIEAAKERESWGIGYVMALENDDYPRGLYGCLDLDGCLREAHQEKPKDWLPEIQKFTDSGAYIEYSASGEGLHIPFVGHEIPEWWADCQLGEHEGVDVLTNKFCAFTGNQLSVSGDSATEADPTQFLFDAYQEINGEAPSLSPSGDAESVDYDGDEWLDESDIEDALSHIKPDCGYDHWLKLGFAVHDWDSGPSGKRLFEQWSKGGSKWDTQAMRNIEAIWSTASEGDGVTVGTLVHSAKEAGWDVPNRSNPKGGTRQNTPTKPLVEAIDSSWFDKSDKTVTVQPVESYPAGELADVFQNPSNILEACGHEAIRAIGEIDAGGQFLDDAGDGWTVEAGKEDAYAHLEPLSTREIKNTALAELPTHRIAYLPKREIWLWCDDGVWNLNGDGEIRKWLDEYLGPYYSGHIRREVMDQLQARSQVKEQRFGGGPPGQIAAENGLIDLDAGEITREIQPSDHIRWTLATEHDPTADCPKWREFLGEVVEASDIPLLQEYIGYCLRHWDVKRKKALMLLGPTDAGKSVFVDVIEALFGGEDSAATSSTSVQYLANERWGPARLVNTALNTRSDLGEGSIENTGKVKELIAGDSLDAERKRKPVFQFKPTAKHIFAANRAPNRSVDDEAFWNRWLTVVFPQAIPNDEQIDDLDEQLLEELPGILNWAIEGYQRLEEQGRFTNEPLPYQNREKWERYGNSISQWFDRCTEEEPDGFTPKESTGEALGAYDSYVAYARQNGLEVETDSKFTSELKRRDGVSKTRRRIDGTLRYGYNGFVLTDDAPGGSDPQENSSRNAGIDSFK from the coding sequence ATGAGCCGAACACAGACGGTTTCTGACGACCTTGATGGAGAATATGATTCAATCCCCGAAGAGTTGCAAGACCGGCCACAGTGGCTCATGTGGGACGAATCAGCCGACACTCCGCGCCGTCCACACTGGAACGGTGACTTTGGAATTAGTTGGTCCGACCCAGACGACTGGCACACCTTCGAGGAGGCTATTGAAGCCGCCAAGGAACGCGAGAGTTGGGGCATTGGCTATGTAATGGCCTTGGAGAATGATGATTACCCGCGCGGTCTATACGGCTGCTTAGACCTTGATGGGTGTCTGAGAGAAGCCCACCAAGAGAAGCCGAAAGACTGGCTTCCAGAGATTCAGAAATTCACTGACAGTGGGGCATACATTGAGTATAGTGCCAGCGGTGAAGGGTTGCACATTCCCTTTGTCGGGCATGAGATACCGGAGTGGTGGGCCGACTGTCAACTTGGAGAACATGAAGGGGTTGATGTTCTCACAAACAAGTTCTGTGCCTTTACCGGGAATCAGCTATCGGTATCTGGCGACAGCGCAACGGAAGCCGACCCCACGCAATTCCTGTTTGACGCATATCAGGAGATAAACGGCGAAGCGCCTAGTCTCTCCCCGAGCGGTGACGCCGAGAGTGTTGATTACGACGGCGACGAATGGCTTGATGAATCTGATATTGAGGATGCACTAAGCCATATCAAACCCGACTGTGGATATGACCACTGGCTGAAACTTGGCTTCGCGGTCCATGACTGGGATAGTGGTCCAAGCGGAAAGCGGCTCTTCGAGCAGTGGTCGAAGGGCGGGAGTAAGTGGGATACTCAAGCGATGCGGAATATTGAGGCCATCTGGTCGACCGCAAGCGAAGGCGACGGTGTAACTGTGGGGACACTGGTTCATTCCGCTAAAGAAGCTGGTTGGGACGTTCCTAATCGGTCTAACCCCAAGGGTGGAACCCGACAGAACACACCTACAAAACCGTTAGTTGAAGCCATTGATAGCAGTTGGTTCGACAAGTCGGATAAGACCGTCACTGTCCAACCAGTTGAAAGCTACCCGGCGGGTGAACTAGCCGACGTGTTCCAGAACCCCAGTAATATCCTCGAAGCCTGTGGGCATGAGGCTATTCGGGCAATTGGTGAAATTGACGCCGGTGGACAGTTCCTAGACGACGCCGGGGACGGTTGGACGGTCGAAGCCGGTAAAGAAGATGCATACGCGCACCTTGAGCCACTGTCTACCCGCGAAATCAAAAACACAGCTCTAGCCGAGTTGCCCACCCACCGAATCGCCTATCTTCCGAAGCGGGAGATATGGCTATGGTGTGATGATGGGGTATGGAATCTCAATGGTGACGGCGAGATTCGGAAATGGCTAGACGAGTATCTGGGGCCGTACTACTCCGGCCACATTCGGCGGGAAGTAATGGACCAACTCCAAGCGAGGAGCCAAGTCAAAGAGCAACGGTTCGGCGGTGGTCCACCCGGGCAGATTGCGGCAGAGAATGGCTTGATTGACCTAGACGCCGGTGAGATTACGCGGGAGATACAACCGTCCGACCATATCCGATGGACACTAGCAACGGAACATGACCCCACTGCTGACTGTCCGAAGTGGCGGGAGTTTCTTGGGGAAGTGGTCGAAGCAAGCGACATTCCCCTACTCCAAGAGTACATCGGCTATTGCCTTCGGCATTGGGACGTGAAACGCAAGAAGGCGCTAATGCTATTGGGGCCGACCGACGCCGGTAAATCCGTCTTTGTTGACGTGATAGAAGCCCTATTCGGTGGGGAAGATAGTGCGGCGACGAGTAGCACAAGCGTCCAATATCTCGCCAATGAGCGATGGGGACCGGCCCGGTTGGTCAACACGGCCCTGAATACTCGGAGCGACTTGGGCGAAGGTTCAATTGAGAACACAGGGAAGGTGAAAGAGCTAATCGCCGGTGACAGTCTTGATGCGGAACGGAAGCGAAAGCCAGTGTTCCAGTTCAAGCCCACGGCGAAACATATCTTCGCGGCCAACCGCGCCCCGAACCGGAGTGTCGATGATGAGGCGTTCTGGAACCGCTGGCTGACTGTGGTATTCCCGCAAGCGATACCGAACGATGAACAGATTGACGACCTTGATGAACAACTCCTCGAAGAGCTACCCGGAATCCTGAACTGGGCGATTGAAGGCTACCAGCGATTAGAGGAGCAAGGTCGGTTTACGAACGAACCACTCCCGTATCAGAACCGGGAGAAATGGGAACGGTACGGGAATAGTATCTCCCAATGGTTCGACCGTTGCACCGAAGAGGAACCAGATGGATTCACACCGAAGGAATCCACGGGTGAGGCTCTTGGTGCGTATGACTCATACGTGGCCTATGCCCGACAGAACGGCTTAGAGGTGGAAACTGATAGCAAATTCACGTCTGAGCTAAAGCGTCGTGACGGTGTGAGCAAGACCCGACGCCGGATTGATGGAACACTCCGGTATGGCTACAACGGATTCGTTCTTACAGACGACGCGCCCGGTGGGTCCGACCCACAAGAAAATTCCAGCCGGAACGCTGGCATTGACTCTTTCAAGTAG
- a CDS encoding tyrosine-type recombinase/integrase — protein sequence MVKSDDPRARYRREHERLDNMGEPNARPVKELLRALDAEDHTTNHVVDGEQQTLAVSSLTSYGRALRLLAKEIDDPLLDTPTDRFNEIFDKWSDDLSGQTVKQRQSALLKFLRYHSDAAADTEGIVLVNVDTSSSLDPDTVLTGDDVNALRDACSNDRDRCLVDLLAYTGQRIRAIQTLRVKDVDPDAGASGSYQLNDSVEGLKGADKTATTRPLLGAQKAVREWLRAHPTGEPDDYLLTSLPTATAPGGLTPGDSLDRSSIHVRLSRIADTAGVDKDVNPHAFRHFFVTTCKRDYELEDSEIKHLIGHGPDSRVMETTYSHLSDTEVARNVEAKVGYEVEEESAFTPPTCHTCDEPLPGSAKACPSCGTVYSPDAEGLREDMEDSVRESYKQVDPTNPEQVEAVQAVDEALDNPDVLDKLLENDEVVDKVADRVADRLDK from the coding sequence ATGGTGAAATCTGACGACCCCCGCGCCCGGTATCGACGTGAACACGAACGTCTTGATAACATGGGCGAACCGAACGCTCGCCCTGTTAAAGAACTATTGCGGGCCTTAGATGCGGAGGACCACACTACGAACCATGTGGTTGACGGCGAACAGCAGACGCTCGCCGTTTCATCACTAACCTCGTATGGCCGCGCCCTTCGGTTGTTAGCTAAGGAAATTGACGACCCGTTGCTTGATACCCCAACCGACAGGTTCAATGAGATTTTCGACAAGTGGAGCGACGACTTGTCCGGCCAGACGGTGAAACAACGACAAAGCGCCCTGCTGAAATTCCTACGCTATCACTCTGACGCTGCTGCTGATACCGAGGGGATAGTGCTTGTGAACGTCGATACAAGCTCTTCATTAGACCCTGATACTGTTCTCACGGGCGACGACGTGAACGCGCTACGTGATGCCTGTTCTAACGACCGTGATAGGTGTCTTGTCGACCTGCTGGCCTACACGGGCCAGCGTATCCGCGCTATCCAAACGCTACGTGTGAAAGACGTAGACCCTGACGCTGGCGCATCGGGCAGTTACCAACTAAACGATAGCGTGGAAGGGTTGAAGGGCGCTGATAAGACGGCGACGACGCGCCCACTTCTTGGCGCTCAGAAGGCTGTTCGGGAGTGGCTTCGAGCGCACCCAACCGGCGAGCCTGACGACTATCTACTAACGTCTCTCCCGACTGCTACGGCCCCGGGTGGACTTACACCGGGTGACTCCCTAGACCGTTCATCAATCCACGTTCGGCTATCTCGCATCGCTGATACTGCTGGCGTGGACAAAGACGTGAACCCCCACGCTTTCCGGCACTTTTTCGTAACCACCTGTAAGCGTGATTACGAGCTTGAAGATTCCGAGATTAAGCACCTTATCGGCCACGGGCCGGATTCCCGTGTGATGGAAACAACGTATTCGCATCTGTCTGATACCGAAGTGGCGCGGAACGTCGAAGCCAAGGTGGGGTATGAGGTTGAAGAGGAATCGGCGTTTACTCCGCCGACCTGCCATACCTGTGATGAACCACTCCCCGGGTCGGCCAAAGCCTGCCCTAGTTGTGGGACGGTCTACTCCCCTGACGCTGAGGGGCTTCGAGAGGACATGGAGGACAGTGTGAGAGAATCGTACAAACAAGTTGACCCAACCAACCCGGAACAGGTCGAAGCGGTGCAGGCGGTTGATGAGGCGCTTGATAACCCTGACGTGTTAGATAAGTTGCTTGAGAATGATGAGGTGGTCGATAAGGTGGCTGACAGAGTGGCCGATAGGTTGGATAAATAG
- a CDS encoding M24 family metallopeptidase: protein MSLTARLDAYLASNDLDAVWFARPGSFAWLTGGVDASGAESGDNVVDRGGDIGVAAAGYDGDGVTVVTDNIEAPRLRDEELADGVDIETFPWYDGSLAATVAAVSPSPAAADFDVPGLDSLDATPLRQPLTDRQQTRYRDFATGVAEAVETVARRAHSTDREREVAAELRGELAAIDASAPVVLVGGSERAQRYRHYTPKAAPLDEYALLSVTAERDGLYTSCTRTVAFDAPEWLRERTRAAMRVEATALAATRAVGADSGTAGDVFDAIQRAYDAVGWDGEWQNHHQGGAAGYAGREWIATPESDAPVAVPQGYAWNPTVRGAKSEDTQLVTEDDITLLSGTGEWPTETVAAVGYDCSMERHSVLDR, encoded by the coding sequence ATGTCACTCACTGCTCGACTGGACGCGTATCTCGCGAGTAACGACCTCGACGCGGTGTGGTTCGCCCGCCCCGGGAGCTTCGCCTGGCTGACGGGCGGCGTCGATGCCAGCGGTGCCGAGTCCGGCGACAACGTCGTCGACCGGGGCGGCGATATCGGCGTCGCGGCCGCGGGCTACGACGGGGACGGGGTGACAGTCGTCACCGACAACATCGAGGCGCCGCGGCTGCGCGACGAGGAGCTCGCCGACGGCGTCGATATCGAGACGTTCCCCTGGTACGACGGGTCGCTCGCCGCGACCGTCGCGGCCGTGAGCCCGTCGCCCGCCGCGGCTGATTTCGACGTTCCCGGGCTCGATTCGCTCGACGCCACGCCGCTCCGGCAGCCGCTGACCGACCGACAGCAGACGCGGTATCGGGACTTCGCGACCGGTGTCGCCGAGGCGGTGGAGACGGTCGCCCGCCGGGCCCACAGCACGGACCGCGAACGTGAGGTCGCCGCGGAGTTGCGCGGGGAGCTGGCGGCTATCGACGCCAGCGCGCCGGTCGTCCTCGTCGGCGGCAGCGAGCGCGCTCAGCGGTACCGCCACTACACGCCGAAAGCAGCACCGCTGGACGAGTACGCCCTGCTGTCGGTGACGGCCGAACGCGACGGGCTCTACACCAGCTGTACCCGGACGGTCGCGTTCGACGCGCCGGAGTGGCTCCGCGAGCGGACCCGCGCCGCGATGCGCGTGGAGGCGACGGCGCTGGCCGCGACGCGAGCGGTCGGTGCCGACAGTGGCACCGCCGGCGACGTGTTCGACGCGATTCAGCGGGCCTACGACGCCGTCGGCTGGGACGGCGAGTGGCAGAACCACCATCAGGGCGGTGCCGCGGGCTACGCCGGTCGCGAGTGGATTGCGACCCCGGAGAGCGACGCTCCGGTCGCGGTGCCCCAGGGGTACGCCTGGAATCCCACGGTCCGGGGCGCAAAGAGCGAGGACACCCAGCTGGTGACTGAAGACGATATCACGCTGCTTTCGGGGACGGGCGAGTGGCCGACGGAGACGGTAGCGGCCGTCGGGTACGACTGTTCGATGGAGCGCCACAGCGTCCTCGACCGCTGA
- a CDS encoding glycoside hydrolase family 13 protein → MHEERSWWKEAVVYQIYPRSFADSDGDGVGDLQGIIDRLDHVASLGVDVIWLNPVYESPQADNGYDISDYRAIHDEYGTMADWEALLEAVHDRDMKLIMDLVVNHTATDHEWFQRSRRDEDGYREYYYWHDGEEPPNNWESGFGGSAWADDSEAGLQYLHLFDETQADLNWDNDDVREDVYEMMNWWLEKGIDGFRMDVINLVSKPDGLPDGDPDSDWVGIEQFANGPDAETYLSEMAAATYDDYDTMTVGECLDVDPETAGDYVSEDGPLDMLFHFEHMFVDAADGWLSPAEWDLPDLKAVLSKWQTELDGWNSLYLTNHDQPRIVSRFGDDGEYRRESGKLLGTLLFTLSGTPYVYQGQEIGMTNYPWSSLDELDDLQSIGKVEAAIEAGEIDGFEDVREIVRARSRDNARTPMQWSDDENAGFTDGEPWLPVNPEYESVNVAAAESDEDSILHYYRELVALRERHETLVYGTYNLLLPDHESVWAYRMELDGDAVLVTLNVDDSETTVTLEDAAGTTELLLSNYAEPTETGATLTLRPYEARVYELEAQ, encoded by the coding sequence ATGCACGAGGAGCGTTCCTGGTGGAAGGAAGCGGTCGTCTACCAGATCTATCCCCGGAGTTTTGCCGACAGCGACGGCGACGGCGTCGGCGACTTGCAGGGGATTATCGACCGGCTGGACCACGTCGCATCGCTGGGTGTCGACGTCATCTGGCTCAACCCTGTCTACGAGTCGCCACAGGCCGACAACGGCTACGATATCAGCGACTACCGGGCCATCCACGACGAGTACGGCACGATGGCCGACTGGGAGGCGCTGCTGGAAGCGGTCCACGACCGCGACATGAAGCTCATCATGGACCTCGTGGTCAACCACACCGCCACCGACCACGAGTGGTTCCAGCGGTCCCGGCGCGACGAGGACGGCTACCGGGAGTACTACTACTGGCACGACGGCGAGGAGCCGCCAAACAACTGGGAGAGCGGGTTCGGCGGGTCGGCCTGGGCCGACGACTCCGAGGCCGGACTGCAGTATCTCCACCTCTTCGACGAGACCCAGGCCGACCTGAACTGGGACAACGACGACGTCCGCGAGGACGTCTACGAGATGATGAACTGGTGGCTGGAGAAGGGCATCGACGGGTTCCGGATGGACGTTATCAACCTCGTCTCGAAGCCCGATGGGCTACCCGACGGCGACCCCGACAGCGACTGGGTCGGCATCGAGCAGTTCGCCAACGGCCCCGACGCCGAGACGTACCTCTCGGAGATGGCCGCGGCCACCTACGACGACTACGACACGATGACCGTCGGGGAGTGTCTCGACGTCGACCCGGAGACGGCCGGCGACTACGTGAGCGAGGACGGACCGCTCGATATGCTGTTTCACTTCGAGCATATGTTCGTCGACGCCGCCGACGGCTGGCTCTCGCCCGCCGAGTGGGACCTCCCCGACCTCAAGGCCGTGCTGTCGAAGTGGCAGACGGAGCTCGACGGCTGGAACTCGCTGTACCTGACGAACCACGACCAGCCCCGCATCGTCTCGCGCTTCGGCGACGACGGCGAGTACCGCCGCGAGTCCGGCAAACTGCTCGGTACGCTCCTCTTTACCCTCTCCGGGACGCCCTACGTCTACCAGGGCCAGGAGATCGGGATGACGAACTACCCGTGGTCGAGCCTCGACGAACTCGACGACCTCCAGTCCATCGGGAAGGTCGAGGCGGCCATCGAGGCCGGCGAGATAGACGGGTTCGAGGACGTACGGGAGATTGTCAGGGCCCGCTCGCGGGACAACGCCCGGACGCCGATGCAGTGGTCGGACGACGAAAACGCCGGCTTCACCGACGGCGAGCCGTGGCTCCCGGTCAACCCCGAGTACGAATCGGTCAACGTGGCCGCCGCCGAGTCCGACGAGGACTCGATACTCCACTACTATCGGGAGCTCGTGGCACTGCGGGAGCGCCACGAGACACTGGTTTACGGGACGTATAACCTTCTCCTTCCGGACCACGAATCGGTATGGGCCTACCGGATGGAGCTGGACGGCGACGCCGTCCTCGTGACCCTGAACGTCGACGACAGCGAGACGACGGTGACCCTGGAGGACGCCGCCGGGACCACGGAACTGCTGCTCTCGAACTACGCCGAGCCGACGGAGACGGGCGCCACGCTGACGCTTCGGCCCTACGAGGCGCGTGTCTACGAACTGGAGGCACAATGA
- a CDS encoding glycoside hydrolase family 13 protein has translation MTDTQQQTGRLVPEDERTWWKESVVYQIYPRSFADSNGDGVGDIPGIIDRLDHVADLGVDVIWLNPVYESPQRDNGYDISDYRAIHDEYGTMADWEALLEAVHDRGMKLVMDLVVNHTSVDHDWFQRSRARDPEYEDYYIWREGDGDGPPNNWESFFGGSAWEYDEKRGEYYLHLYDTSQPDLNWRNPAVRQDIFDTIEWWLEKGIDGFRMDVINLLSKAPGLPDGDPDGEWVGSEHFVDGPEMLPYLEALDEQVLSNYDILTVGEMPQLTVETARRYAGEDGPLDMAFHFQHTKLDYDGGERWAVGDWELPELKEITRRWHRGLDDDGWNALYWENHDQPRVVSRYGDPENYRHESATLLGTFMLTRSGTPYVYQGQELGMTNADWESMESLQDVDAQNHARKLLDSGDHDEFDDIADVVGYRSRDNARTPMQWSDDENAGFTDGEPWLSVNANYETVNAAADGGDSVTEYYRSLIDLRDQYDSFVYGRYDDLHPDHERLYAYTQTLDDADGRVHEQMLSVLNFSETTATVDLPTTVDGASLLLSNYDRDAVAPTTDHEPYEARVFQLE, from the coding sequence ATGACCGACACACAGCAACAGACCGGTCGGCTCGTCCCGGAGGACGAGCGCACGTGGTGGAAGGAGTCGGTCGTCTACCAGATTTACCCGCGGAGTTTCGCGGACAGCAACGGCGACGGCGTCGGCGACATCCCTGGTATCATCGACCGGCTGGACCACGTCGCGGACCTGGGCGTCGACGTCATCTGGCTCAACCCGGTCTACGAGTCGCCCCAGCGTGACAACGGCTACGATATCAGCGACTACCGGGCCATCCACGACGAGTACGGGACGATGGCCGACTGGGAGGCGCTGCTGGAAGCGGTTCACGACCGCGGGATGAAACTCGTGATGGACCTCGTGGTCAACCACACCTCCGTCGACCACGACTGGTTCCAGCGGTCCCGGGCCCGCGACCCCGAGTACGAGGACTACTACATCTGGCGCGAGGGCGACGGCGACGGGCCGCCCAACAACTGGGAGTCCTTCTTCGGTGGCTCCGCCTGGGAGTACGACGAGAAGCGGGGCGAGTACTACCTCCACCTCTACGACACGTCCCAGCCCGACCTGAACTGGCGCAACCCCGCGGTCCGGCAGGACATCTTCGACACCATCGAGTGGTGGCTGGAGAAGGGTATCGACGGCTTCCGGATGGACGTCATCAACCTGCTCTCGAAGGCGCCGGGACTCCCGGACGGCGACCCGGACGGCGAGTGGGTGGGGTCGGAGCACTTCGTCGACGGGCCGGAGATGCTGCCCTATCTCGAAGCGCTCGACGAGCAGGTGCTCTCGAACTACGACATCCTGACCGTCGGCGAGATGCCCCAGCTGACCGTCGAGACGGCCCGCCGGTACGCCGGCGAGGACGGGCCGCTGGACATGGCCTTTCACTTCCAGCACACGAAACTGGACTACGACGGCGGGGAGCGGTGGGCCGTCGGCGACTGGGAGCTCCCGGAGCTCAAGGAGATAACCCGCCGCTGGCACCGGGGGCTCGACGACGACGGCTGGAACGCCCTGTACTGGGAGAATCACGACCAGCCCCGGGTCGTCTCCCGGTACGGCGACCCCGAGAACTACCGCCACGAGTCGGCGACACTGCTCGGCACCTTCATGCTGACCCGCTCGGGGACGCCCTACGTCTACCAGGGCCAGGAGCTGGGCATGACCAACGCCGACTGGGAGTCCATGGAGAGCCTGCAGGACGTGGACGCCCAGAACCACGCCCGGAAGCTCCTCGACAGCGGCGACCACGACGAGTTCGACGATATCGCGGACGTCGTCGGCTACCGGTCGCGGGACAACGCCCGGACGCCGATGCAGTGGTCGGACGACGAAAACGCCGGCTTCACCGACGGCGAGCCGTGGCTCTCGGTCAACGCGAACTACGAGACCGTCAACGCCGCCGCGGACGGCGGCGATTCGGTCACGGAGTACTACCGGTCGCTCATCGACCTGCGAGACCAGTACGACTCGTTCGTCTACGGCCGGTACGACGACCTCCACCCGGACCACGAGCGCCTCTACGCGTACACGCAGACGCTGGACGACGCCGACGGCAGGGTCCACGAGCAGATGCTCTCCGTGTTGAACTTCTCGGAGACGACGGCGACGGTCGACCTCCCCACGACCGTCGACGGGGCGTCGCTGTTGCTCTCGAACTACGACCGCGATGCGGTGGCGCCGACGACGGACCACGAGCCCTACGAGGCCCGAGTCTTCCAGTTGGAGTAG
- the gfcR gene encoding transcriptional regulator GfcR yields MKNIDDLVESAADLAERGLSKGEIADELNVSRETASWLVERSGTGTTPKEVPQSGPHDIHVDWSALGRDSNRLHHIGCAMADLLSKQGEGVDLTIGIEKAGAPLATTVARELDTDLGTYAPSKHQWDDDESDTSDGSFSRNFAQIRDRDCYVVDDTITSGNTMTETVEAIQQQGGNPIACVVLADKRGIEDINGVPVYSLLQVIRVGSEQSSA; encoded by the coding sequence ATGAAGAACATCGACGACCTCGTCGAGAGTGCTGCGGACCTCGCCGAGCGAGGGCTCTCGAAAGGTGAGATCGCCGACGAACTGAACGTCTCCCGCGAGACCGCGAGCTGGCTGGTCGAGCGCAGCGGTACCGGCACGACGCCCAAGGAAGTCCCCCAGAGCGGCCCCCACGACATCCACGTCGACTGGTCCGCGCTGGGCCGTGACAGCAACCGCCTCCACCACATCGGCTGTGCGATGGCCGACCTGCTCTCGAAACAGGGCGAGGGCGTGGACCTCACCATCGGCATCGAGAAAGCCGGCGCGCCGCTCGCGACGACGGTCGCCCGGGAACTGGACACCGACCTCGGCACCTACGCGCCGTCGAAACACCAGTGGGACGACGACGAGAGCGACACCTCCGACGGCTCCTTCTCCCGGAACTTCGCCCAGATTCGGGACCGCGACTGCTACGTCGTCGACGACACCATCACCAGCGGCAACACGATGACCGAGACCGTCGAGGCCATCCAGCAGCAGGGCGGAAACCCCATCGCCTGCGTGGTGCTCGCCGACAAACGCGGCATCGAGGACATCAACGGCGTCCCCGTGTACTCGCTGCTGCAGGTCATCCGGGTCGGCAGCGAACAGTCGTCGGCCTGA
- a CDS encoding TrmB family transcriptional regulator yields the protein MDDDELTTVLEDAGLSPYQAEAYVALLGLGTASATDIADACDVPDPRIYDVLRDLESKGYIETFQQDSLTARAHDPQGVLENLRSRSSRYLDAASDIEDRWNQPEITDHEVSIVKRFDTVLKRAKELISSAEHQIQLGVDTEQFRALRSALEAAHERGVNIKLSICTEPDDDIPDAAEIEGTCTEARHRDIPSPFLVLVDRRWTCFAPHRQSVNEYGVLVNDRTHTYLFHWFFLTCLWEIWETVYTVRTPETPTTYVDLRHAVRDLEPILAKGATVEARIVGYETETNEPVDLTGRVADIDYTGSSMGRQEPVPLAQLAGRITLTLDVDGELYDIGGWGAVIEAIEATEITITDVRYE from the coding sequence ATGGACGACGACGAACTGACCACAGTACTGGAAGACGCCGGGCTCTCGCCCTATCAGGCGGAGGCCTACGTCGCACTGCTCGGTCTCGGGACGGCCTCGGCGACAGACATCGCCGATGCGTGTGACGTTCCGGACCCGCGTATCTACGACGTCCTCCGGGACCTCGAATCGAAGGGATACATCGAGACCTTCCAGCAGGACTCCCTGACTGCCCGCGCCCACGACCCACAGGGTGTCCTCGAAAATCTCCGGTCCCGGTCGAGCAGGTATCTCGACGCCGCGTCGGACATCGAGGACCGGTGGAACCAGCCGGAGATAACCGACCACGAAGTGAGTATCGTAAAGCGGTTCGATACGGTGCTCAAGCGGGCGAAAGAGCTCATCTCCTCGGCCGAACACCAGATACAGCTCGGCGTCGACACCGAGCAGTTCCGGGCGCTCCGGTCGGCGCTGGAGGCGGCTCACGAGCGAGGGGTGAACATCAAGCTCAGCATCTGTACCGAGCCCGACGACGACATCCCGGACGCAGCGGAGATAGAGGGGACGTGTACGGAGGCGCGCCACCGTGACATCCCGTCGCCGTTCCTCGTGCTGGTCGACCGGCGGTGGACCTGCTTTGCCCCCCACCGCCAGTCCGTCAACGAGTACGGCGTGCTCGTCAACGACCGCACGCATACGTATCTGTTCCACTGGTTCTTCCTCACCTGTCTGTGGGAGATCTGGGAGACAGTGTACACGGTCCGGACGCCCGAGACGCCGACGACGTACGTGGACCTGCGCCACGCCGTCCGCGACCTCGAACCGATTCTGGCCAAGGGCGCGACCGTCGAGGCCCGCATCGTGGGCTACGAGACGGAGACGAACGAGCCGGTCGACCTGACCGGGCGGGTCGCCGATATCGACTACACCGGAAGCTCGATGGGGCGCCAGGAGCCCGTCCCGCTGGCCCAGCTGGCCGGCCGCATCACCCTCACACTCGACGTCGACGGCGAACTGTACGATATCGGCGGCTGGGGGGCCGTCATCGAGGCCATCGAGGCCACGGAGATCACGATTACCGACGTTCGCTACGAGTAG